One genomic segment of Brassica napus cultivar Da-Ae chromosome A3, Da-Ae, whole genome shotgun sequence includes these proteins:
- the LOC111214228 gene encoding leucine-rich repeat receptor-like protein kinase TDR, translating into MNKKNTSLSLVHLFILLLPFSSLSLKLSPQLSSLISLKTSLSPSPSAFQDWKVTDNQNGAVWCSWSGVVCDNATAQVISLDLSNRNLTGHLPQQIRYLSSSLLYLNLSKNSLVGPFPTSLFDLTKLTTLDISHNSFESSFPPGISKLKFLRVFNAFSNNFEGLLPLEVARLRFLEELNLGGSYFEGEIPAAYGGLQRLKFIHLAGNLLGGGLPPRLGFLPNLQHIEIGYNQFTGNIPSEFSSLSNLKYLDVSNCTLSGSLPQELGNLTKLETLLLFSNGFTGAIPESYSNLKSLKSLDLSSNQLSGTIPPGFSSLKNLTWFSVISNNLSGEVPEGIGELPELTTLSLWNNNFTGALPQKLGTNGKLETLDVSNNSFTGTIPPSLCNGNKLYKLILFSNNLEGELPKSLTTCTSLWRFRTQNNRLNGTIPLGFGSLDNLTFVDLSSNRFTDQIPSDFAEAPVLQYLNLSCNSFHSRLPENIWKAPNLQIFSASFSDLIGEVPNYVGCKSFYRVELQGNSLNGTIPWDIGHCEKLLSLNLSRNYLTGIIPWEISTLPSIADVDLSRNLLTGTIPSDFGSSKTITTFNVSFNQLTGPVPTGSFTHLNPLFFSSNEGLCGDVLRKPCGSDTEPEIYGRKKTAGAIVWIMAAAIGAAFFLLVAAARCFKKSKVDGGEVGPWKLTAFQRLNFTADDVVECLSKTDNILGMGSTGTVYKAEMPNGEVIAVKKLWGKNKENGKIRRRKSGVLAEVDVLGHVRHRNIVRLLGCCSNRECTMLLYEYMPNGSLDDLLHGGDKTTNAAAEWTALYNIAIGVAQGICYLHHDCDPVIVHRDLKPSNILLDGDFEARVADFGVAKLIQTDESMSVVAGSYGYIAPEYAYTLQVDKKSDIYSFGVILLEIITGKKSVEPEFGEGNSIVDWVRSKLKTKEDVEEVLDKSRGRSCSLIREEMKQMLRIALLCTSRNPTDRPPMRDVLLILQEAKPKRKTMGDNVVVLGNVSDVNLEGVCGGNAGVKCQKIGV; encoded by the exons ATGAACAAGAAGAACacttctctttctcttgttcATCTCTttatccttcttcttcctttctcttCCTTATCTCTCAAGCTTTCACCTCAGCTCTCCTCTCTCATTTCCCTCAAAACATCTCTCTCCCCCTCTCCCTCTGCCTTTCAAGACTGGAAAGTCACCGATAACCAAAACGGCGCCGTTTGGTGTTCTTGGTCCGGTGTAGTCTGCGACAATGCAACGGCTCAAGTCATTTCTCTTGACCTCTCTAACCGGAACCTCACAGGCCATCTTCCTCAACAGATTCGTTACTTGTCATCGAGCTTGCTCTACTTGAACCTCAGTAAGAACTCCTTGGTGGGTCCGTTTCCCACTTCTCTCTTTGACCTCACCAAGCTCACCACTCTTGACATCAGCCATAACTCCTTTGAATCAAGTTTCCCTCCTGGAATCTCCAAGCTCAAGTTCTTAAGAGTCTTCAACGCCTTCAGCAACAACTTCGAAGGCTTGTTGCCTTTGGAAGTGGCTCGTCTCCGTTTCTTGGAAGAGCTTAACCTCGGTGGTAGCTACTTCGAAGGAGAGATACCTGCTGCTTACGGTGGTTTACAGAGACTAAAGTTTATCCATTTAGCCGGAAACCTTCTCGGAGGTGGTTTACCTCCGAGATTAGGCTTCCTACCAAACCTCCAACACATCGAGATCGGTTACAATCAGTTCACAGGAAACATACCTTCTGAATTCTCATCACTCTCGAACCTTAAGTACCTTGACGTCTCCAACTGCACTCTCTCTGGCTCTCTCCCTCAAGAACTCGGAAACCTCACAAAGCTCGAGACTTTGCTCCTCTTCTCCAACGGCTTCACCGGCGCAATCCCAGAGAGTTACAGCAACTTAAAATCTCTAAAGTCACTAGATTTATCAAGCAACCAGCTCTCAGGCACCATCCCTCCAGGCTTCTCTTCcttaaagaatctcacgtggTTTAGCGTAATCAGCAACAACCTCTCAGGGGAAGTCCCCGAAGGCATCGGGGAGCTCCCTGAGCTAACCACATTGTCTCTCTGGAACAACAACTTCACCGGAGCTTTACCGCAGAAGCTCGGAACAAACGGAAAGCTCGAGACTTTAGACGTCTCCAACAACTCATTCACCGGAACCATCCCTCCTTCTCTCTGCAACGGCAACAAGCTTTACAAACTCATCCTCTTCTCCAACAACCTCGAAGGCGAGCTCCCAAAGAGCTTAACAACCTGCACGTCTCTCTGGAGGTTCAGGACTCAAAACAACAGACTAAACGGCACCATACCGTTAGGATTCGGCTCTCTTGACAACCTCACGTTCGTAGACCTGAGCAGCAACAGATTCACCGACCAGATTCCATCGGACTTCGCCGAAGCTCCTGTTCTTCAGTACTTGAACCTCTCCTGCAACTCGTTCCACAGCAGATTACCGGAGAATATCTGGAAAGCTCCCAACTTGCAGATCTTCTCGGCGAGTTTCAGCGACCTGATCGGTGAGGTTCCTAACTACGTGGGATGCAAGAGCTTCTACAGGGTTGAGCTGCAAGGAAACTCGCTCAACGGGACCATCCCTTGGGACATAGGACACTGCGAAAAGCTTCTCTCTTTGAACCTCAGCCGCAACTACTTAACCGGAATCATCCCCTGGGAGATCTCCACGCTTCCTTCCATTGCTGACGTGGATCTTTCTCGTAACCTCCTAACCGGTACGATCCCCTCCGACTTCGGAAGCTCCAAAACCATAACGACTTTCAACGTTTCGTTTAATCAGTTAACCGGTCCGGTTCCGACCGGTTCGTTCACGCATTTGAATCCGTTGTTCTTCTCCTCTAACGAGGGGCTGTGCGGAGACGTGCTAAGGAAGCCTTGCGGCTCCGACACGGAACCGGAGATTTACGGCCGGAAGAAAACCGCCGGAGCTATTGTCTGGATAATGGCGGCGGCCATCGGCGCCGCGTTCTTCCTCCTCGTCGCCGCCGCTCGGTGCTTCAAGAAAAGCAAAGTCGACGGCGGAGAGGTAGGACCGTGGAAGCTGACGGCGTTCCAGAGGCTGAACTTCACGGCGGACGACGTCGTCGAGTGTCTCTCGAAGACGGACAACATCCTCGGGATGGGGTCGACGGGGACGGTGTACAAGGCCGAGATGCCGAACGGGGAGGTCATCGCCGTGAAGAAGCTCTGGGGGAAGAACAAGGAGAACGGGAAGATCCGGCGGCGGAAGAGCGGCGTGCTCGCGGAGGTCGACGTGCTAGGCCACGTGCGCCACCGGAACATCGTCCGGCTCCTCGGATGCTGCTCGAACCGGGAGTGCACGATGCTTCTGTACGAGTACATGCCCAACGGGAGCTTGGACGATCTCCTCCACGGAGGGGATAAGACGACTAACGCGGCGGCGGAGTGGACGGCGTTGTATAATATCGCGATCGGAGTCGCTCAGGGGATTTGCTACCTCCACCACGACTGTGATCCGGTGATCGTGCACCGTGATTTGAAGCCTAGTAATATTCTCCTCGACGGGGACTTCGAGGCGCGTGTGGCGGACTTCGGCGTCGCGAAGTTGATTCAGACCGATGAGTCTATGTCCGTCGTTGCCGGATCTTACGGTTATATTGCGCCAG AGTATGCATATACACTACAAGTGGATAAAAAGAGTGATATCTACAGTTTTGGAGTGATACTATTAGAAATCATCACTGGAAAAAAATCGGTCGAACCGGAATTTGGAGAAGGTAATAGTATCGTGGATTGGGTTAGATCAAAGCTGAAGACAAAGGAAGATGTAGAGGAAGTGCTAGACAAAAGCAGGGGTAGGTCGTGTAGTCTCATAAGAGAAGAGATGAAGCAGATGCTGAGGATTGCATTGTTGTGTACAAGTCGGAATCCAACGGATCGGCCGCCGATGAGAGATGTGTTGTTGATTCTCCAAGAGGCGAAGCCGAAGAGGAAGACAATGGGAGATAATGTGGTTGTTCTTGGCAATGTTAGTGATGTTAATCTGGAAGGTGTTTGTGGTGGTAATGCTGGTGTTAAATGTCAGAAGATTGGAGTGTGA